In Molothrus ater isolate BHLD 08-10-18 breed brown headed cowbird chromosome 7, BPBGC_Mater_1.1, whole genome shotgun sequence, one genomic interval encodes:
- the RBM44 gene encoding RNA-binding protein 44 — MEVEKSSRRSCFTQTSCLGADLGEDSQLEYLSAHEEYEEEKNNCSEFSEQGEVGEVPLIGDKVPPQVTAGEEDSGKSQSPTQSVAVEPDIPLLPPREEAQLCKHRELFYFSSCAKPAVGTRGTSSTGEDAETQLPAPEILPGKNPVAAMEAANKSSAGKTERAEALRSVPSVTVDAASDSRAGFPTSRSSSAQVCVCSVSTEVTVMSKAQPVGWLGQTSVDAASNTEWSTGALSSHLQGESKDHLDWKTGSDRPEHPNKQTGKNPASSCCQNILQRATEAELQLLAIHYEMCYQHCFKVYELALEENTCLGSCEKKAELYSSLLLVLDELDNNYSNMRKEINMGTPLSELPPLSVELKFPPLSSFYIPSKFFRKSLYSDDLSGEGKADFEEPKRQEKGISVNMDNSQTDGDQPGDSASPERWEELLKGQALEREVKIVVSGKEHSSVPVGGPKPSVPEDPGENSLQKTSICSSVKSSDIFVSPYALNLSSFTKLIRRLQTKHPGFSRGEIVGAVQEVRRMNKGVLSGLAISSIEEKASAILRSSTPCSEQRSTEKGPKF; from the exons ATGGAGgtggaaaagagcagcagaaggagctgcttcACTCAGACCTCCTGCCTGGGTGCAGATTTAGGGGAGGACTCACAGCTGGAGTATCTCAGTGCTCACGAGGAGTACGAGGAGGAGAAGAACAACTGCAGTGAGTTTTCTGAGCAGGGGGAGGTTGGAGAGGTGCCACTGATTGGTGACAAGGTGCCACCCCAAGTCACAGCAGGGGAAGAAGATTCTGGAAAGAGCCAGAGCCCCACCCAGAGCGTGGCAGTGGAGCCAGACATTCCCTTGCTGCCTCCCAGGGAGGAGGcccagctctgcaaacacagagagCTCTTCTACTTCAGCAGCTGTGCAAAACCTGCAGTGGGCACTCgtggcaccagcagcactggggaggatGCTGaaacccagctcccagccccagaaaTCCTCCCTGGCAAGAACCCTGTGGCTGCCATGGAAGCTGCAAATAAATCCTCTGCTGGGAAGACAGAGCGTGCTGAAGCCCTGaggagtgtccccagtgtcactgtggATGCTGCCTCGGATTCCAGAGCTGGATTCCCTAcgagcagaagcagcagtgcccaggtgtgtgtgtgctcagtgaGCACAGAGGTGACCGTGATGAGCAAAGCTCAGCCCGTGGGGTGGCTGGGTCAGACCTCTGTGGATGCTGCTTCCAACACAGAATGGTCCACAGGAGCTCTCAGCTCACACCTGCAG gGGGAATCCAAAGATCATCTTGACTGGAAGACAGGCAGTGACAG gccaGAACATCCCAACAAGCAAACTGGGAAGAATCCTGCATCAAGCTGCTGTCAGAACATCCTGCAGAGAGCAActgaagcagagctgcagctcctggccatcCATTATGAGATGTGCTACCAGCACTGCTTCAAGGTTTATGAGCTGGCCTTGGAGGAAAACACCTGTCTTGGGAG CTGTGAGAAAAAGGCTGAGTTATATTCATCTCTGCTGTTGGTTTTGGATGAACTGGACAATAATTACAGCAAcatgagaaaggaaataaacatGGGCACACCTTTAAGTGAGCTTCCACCACTGTCAGTTGAGCTGAAGTTTCCCCCACTCTCTTCCTTTTACATCCCCTCCAAG tttttCAGGAAGAGTCTTTACTCTGA TGATCTTTCAGGTGAAGGGAAAGCTGACTTTGAAGAACCAAAACGTCAAGAAAAGGGGATTTCTGTCAATATG GACAACTCACAGACTGATGGTGATCAGCCAGGTGACTCTGCTTCCCCTGAGAGGTGGGAAGAACTGCTTAAAGGTCAGGCTCTAGAACGTG AAGTGAAGATAGTGGTGAGTGGGAAGGAACATTCTTCTGTTCCTGTTGGTGGCCCCAAGCCCTCAGTGCCTGAG GATCCTGGGGAAAATTCCCTGCAGAAAACATCCATTTGTTCCTCTGTGAAGTCATCTGATATCTTTGTTTCTCCTTATGCACTGAACTTGAGCAGCTTTACCAAGTTAATAAGGAGACTTCAAACAAAGCATCCAGGGTTTAGCAG AGGTGAGATTgtgggggctgtgcaggaggtgaGGAGAATGAACAAAGGAGTGCTGAGTGGCTTGGCCATCAGTTCTATCGAGGAGAAGGCCTCTGCCATTCTGAGGAGTTCcacaccctgctctgagcagaggagCACTGAGAAAG GCCCAAAGTTCTGA